Within the Saccharopolyspora gloriosae genome, the region GATTGCCGGGTGTCGCGAGATCGGGTGGCAAATCGCCCGGCGGGACCACGCTTGGGTGAACATCGCAGGTATGGGCCTTAATCGCCGGGTGACGGCCGAGACCATACGTGCCCGCGTCGGCCCCTGCTCCGTTCCGGTGAATATCTCGAAGGAGTGGCGTGAGCCGATCTCTGGACGGATTCAGCACTAGATCGTGTCAAGGTCCGCCTCGCTGCGTCCGATAGGGGAAGAGGAACGTCACCCGCCTGCAGGAAGGAGTTCCCGTGACGACGGTCCTGATCTGCGATGACCGACGTAGCGTCCGGGAAGGACTCACTCGCGTGATGTCCGCTGTCCCCGGAGTGAGTCGGATTGATTGCGTAGCCCACGGTGATGAGTTGCTTGCCCGCTTCGCGCGGCAAGCGGTGGACGTCGTACTGGTCGGCACCCAGCGAGCGGTGCCGAACGGTGTCGAGGCCACCAGAAGGCTCGTCTCCGCTCATCCTCAAGCCAATGTGATCGTCTTCGGTGCGCCGGACGACGCGGGCAGCATCGCGGCGGCCATCGCCGGCGGTGCACGCGGATACCTGCGCTGGGACGCCTCGCGGCCGGAACTGGTCGCCGCGCTGGCGCACACCCTGGCCAGCACGTCCGTCCCCGCGCCTCGGCAGCCGTCCGATCCGGGCGTGCAGCTCACCGAGCGGGAGCTGCAGGTGCTGCGGGGAATGAGCCAGGGAAAGAGCAACGGCCAGATCGGCCGCGAGCTCTACTTGTCCGAAGACACCGTCAAGACCCACGCCCGCAGGCTCTTTCGCAAGCTGGGAGTGCGGGATCGGGCGCAGGCGGTGGCGCACGGGTTCCGACGGGGGCTGGTCGCCTGAGTCGAACGGACTGCCACGGATGCCCACCTGCTCGCTCGATCACTCGGGTTCCGATCGGAGC harbors:
- a CDS encoding response regulator transcription factor, whose product is MTTVLICDDRRSVREGLTRVMSAVPGVSRIDCVAHGDELLARFARQAVDVVLVGTQRAVPNGVEATRRLVSAHPQANVIVFGAPDDAGSIAAAIAGGARGYLRWDASRPELVAALAHTLASTSVPAPRQPSDPGVQLTERELQVLRGMSQGKSNGQIGRELYLSEDTVKTHARRLFRKLGVRDRAQAVAHGFRRGLVA